GAACACAGAAAGTTGTGAAGAGCTGGTAAGCTTTGCTTCTTTCGAAAATTTATTGTCATCAGTGCTGTGATTAAGGAGATTTCTGCGGTTATATTTCTACTTGTATGTTTCTCTATCTGTTTATTGTATCTGAACGCTGAATTGAATTTGCAGGCAGCTATTCTTATGTGTCGGAGTTGGTTTGTGGGCTGGGCTTATCATTGGGTTCGTAACAGAGTACTATACAAGCAATGCGTACAGGTAACTAGTTTTCTTGGGGTTTACCGCTCTACCGTATCTAGTTTAATTGTCTTTGAATCTAATGGTTGCTCTCTATTATGCTGTAGCCCTGTGCAAGATGTTGCTGATTCTTGCCGGACTGGAGCTGCGACCAATGTCATTTTTGGCCTTGCATTGGGATACAAATCCGTCATTATTCCTATATTTGCCATTGCAGTCTgcatttttgttagttttagcTTTGCAGCTATGTACGGGATTGCCGTAGCTGCCCTTGGAATGCTGAGCACCATTGCAACTGGATTAGCCATTGATGCATATGGTCCCATCAGCGACAATGCTGGAGGCATTGCTGAGATGGCAGGCATGAGCCACAGAATCAGAGAGAGAACTGATGCTCTTGATGCTGCAGGAAACACCACTGCCGCTATTGGAAAGGTTTGGAATTTCCTCTTAAGTATTCATTGATGGTCCGAGGAATTGACCTCTAGTTATCAATCCTAGTTATTACTAAAATTTTAAACGTCACTGAGTCACGTGTGCTTCTGTTTGTAGGGATTTGCAATTGGCTCTGCTGCTCTTGTGTCCCTTGCTCTATTTGGTGCCTTTGTCAGCCGTGCTGGTATCGAAACAGTTGATGTGTTGACCCCGAAAGTGATTATTGGTTTGTTGGTGGGCGCAATGCTTCCGTATTGGTTCTCTGCCATGACAATGAAGAGTGTGGGAAGTGCAGCTTTAAAGATGGTTGAGGAAGTGCGCAGGCAATTCAATACCATTCCAGGTCTCATGGAGGGCACTGCCAAGCCGGACTACGCTACATGTGTTAAGATTTCGACTGATGCTTCCATCAAAGAAATGATCCCACCTGGTGCCCTTGTCATGCTTACGCCCCTCATTGTTGGGATCTTTTTTGGTGTGGAAACTCTCGCTGGCGTGCTTGCTGGATCCCTTGTCTCCGGTGTACAGGTAATGCTGATACAGTTGATGGATTGATCTTTCTTTCTGTTGACTCGTCTATCTGTTTGGGTCAATTATGCTAAATCTGAATAAAACCTGTTTGCATTTGCAGATTGCCATATCTGCATCCAACACGGGCGGTGCCTGGGATAATGCCAAGAAATACATTGAGGTAAGCATTTGATGGGTTTTACAAATGCTTTTTTGTGGCTATGATTAAGCTGTATCAGCCTTTTAGCTTTGTCTTATCGTCTGGATTTTGGCTGGTGTAATAGGCTGGTGCTTCGGAGCATGCAAGGACCCTTGGTCCAAAAGGATCAGAATGCCACAAAGCTGCAGTCATCGGTGACACCATTGGAGACCCTCTCAAGGATACGTCTGGACCATCGCTCAATATTCTTATCAAGCTTATGGCCGTTGAGTCTCTTGTGTTTGCTCCGTTCTTTGCCACACACGGTGGGCTGCTATTCAAGATTTAAGTTAAAAACGGTGCAACAGAAAGCCGGAAGTTGTTCCTCTCTGTTGTTCGATACTTCGTTTTCATCTGTTGATCCTTCCTGCCAATCTCCTCAGCGTAATGTTAGCCTTTCATTAGAGCATGCTTTTAGCTTTCGAATTAGTAACCAGAGGTAGAATTGAACGAATTTTTCCCTTTCTAGAGGACTGTTTATGATGATGATAACGACGACGAcacgatgatgatgatgatcatgGTCGAACTTAGTAAAAGAGAGTTTGGATTTCTTCTGTAACTTTCATTCATCAGAACCGGTCATTGTCCATTTTTCTTACATTGTAAGAGATTAATGCACATCGCCCTTCGGTCTTCTGCggttttgtgttgttttctCTTTCCAGCCAGTAGAGTTTTAGCGTCAGGTTTTGCTTTGGCAAATGGCAAATGCCAAGCCTAAAGTAACTTAAAACTTTTGGAGAAAAAGAACTTTCATGCAACAGGATGCAAATGTGGTGGTTTTTGAAGTCATTGtgcaatttttttcattttttcattcaACAGTAATGTTTTAGCGTCTGGTTTTGAATTAGATAAACGCTGTAAATAAGAGTTAAAGTTAGTAAGGACAATCCGTCACTGTATCTTGAGTTTGAATCAAATTAAAATGTGAAAAGAGTTTATCATATAAAGTTAAATATAAGTAACAACAATGGTCAATTTGTGTTCTTACCCTGAATTCGAATCGTCCACATATCAAGTTGTGTTGTTACCATACCCTAATCTTTGGTAGCAACATAACTTGTGTAATCCAAGATCCGAAAAAATGTGGCTGAATAAAGGTGGTGATTTTCTCTCTCGTTTTTTCTTATGCACTTCTTTTTGTTATGTCATTGGattcttatttaatttattcaatctaaaGAATACGAGAGGAGTGCATAAGTAGAAAATGAGACTGTGAAATTCACTTCGCTCGAATAAATGAATTTTAGCCTTCttcgaaaataaaaatggtaataTTATAGAAACGTTAACTAAATCTTAATAAAGGAGCCATACATATCACCAGAAGTTATCCCTTTTGTTCACTTGCATTTCAAATATTGAATTTTCTTGGTTGACAAGTTAATTTCCAAAGTGCAGTCCATTTTCGCAGACTTGTTCTTCTTCATCACCATCATCAACTCCACCTTTCCTTTCACCCTCGCTTCGCTCGTCAGCCGCAAAACCCCGGTGCTCAGTTCCGTTCGAAGACTGGAGTTTTTGGAGCTCGGCAGCCCCTTGGTACTCAAATTCACCGTGACATCAATCTTCTTGGTCGACCACATTCCGGCCTTGCCCTTGGGAATGCTAACTTGCCCGACGGTCGCGCCATCGTAGTAAAACTTAATAGTGCTTGCGTCAAACTTGTACCGGCCGAAATTTGTGTTCTTGATCCTGATTTGGGTTGCGAATGTCACGTCGAACGAGGGCGTTGCAGGGGCGGCCGTGAGATTTTGCACGTTGAGGGCACCAAGTCGCACCTTCGGCGACTTCACTTTCAGCACGGTGAGGCTTAGTACGGTAATCACTATGATCTGAAACACAAGAAACACAGCAATGTAGATTGCCAATCTGATTCTCTTCTTCCGTTTGAGCTCCTGCTGCTCCGGTTGCGAATTCGCCATCTCTTGGTCACTTGTCTGATTGCTTTCCaccgccattttcttttcttttcccggAAAATGCCTCGGAGTTTTTTATGAGTCGGGAGATGAATTGGGAGATGGAGAGAGTATGTTGTGTATTTATAGGGAAGTTGTGACTGAGGAATtagggaggaggaagaagaggtgGCTTGTT
Above is a window of Malus sylvestris chromosome 15, drMalSylv7.2, whole genome shotgun sequence DNA encoding:
- the LOC126602669 gene encoding late embryogenesis abundant protein At1g64065-like, coding for MAVESNQTSDQEMANSQPEQQELKRKKRIRLAIYIAVFLVFQIIVITVLSLTVLKVKSPKVRLGALNVQNLTAAPATPSFDVTFATQIRIKNTNFGRYKFDASTIKFYYDGATVGQVSIPKGKAGMWSTKKIDVTVNLSTKGLPSSKNSSLRTELSTGVLRLTSEARVKGKVELMMVMKKNKSAKMDCTLEINLSTKKIQYLKCK